CTTCTCCCTCGGGCCCCCAGGCGGTTTGAAAATGGAACGCGCGCGACGGCGCCATTTCCGCCGCCGGCGCGGGGCTGAAGTAAAAGTTGTTGGTCACCTGCATCGGGCTGGCCTTCTTCGACAGCACCAGTTGCCACAAGTAGGTGAGGCTGTTCAGCGAGCCGATGGGCTGAAAGCCAACGCCCAGCTTTTCGCCTTGAATATCTTGTGAGGCGTCGATGCGAAACGGAAAATCGGCGGAATAGGCCACATAGTCGATCTGCGCGGCCAGCCCGCGCGACTCGATCGTCTTGAGCACCGGCGTGAGCAATTCTTGTCGAAAGAGCTCGACGTTGGCGGCATCGACCACGGAATGAGGCCAATCAAGATACAAAATGTGCGTGGCCGGAATTTGCCGCAACTGCGCGTAGTGGTTGGCGATCGTCAGCGAGGCCCAACTGCGCGGATTGACGATCAACAACACATTGTGCGGGCCGCCGCCGGCGCGGGCAGCGCCACAAAGCAATACGGAGCTGTGCAATAGGGCGGCAAGCAGCATGGCGCCGAGTAACTGGCCAAACGCGCCGCCCAGAGCGCCGCCCCAAACGCTCGTGATGCGAAAGTCGTTGCGCACGCGCTGGTTGGCTCCTGGCATGGATTCTTGCTGCTCTAGTCGCATGATATCGGCGCTGCCGCGGCGCGAACAGAGCCGACGCGCGAGTGTCACAAGTTTGCTATTTGCTGGAAGTCTCGAAGGGCTCCGATTTCTTTCGATATACCGAACTGGGATGATAGTCGGCGCCCGGAAGCTCTTGCCAATCGATCACCCCTACGCGATCGGCCCACGCCTGCCATTGCTCGGCCAGTTGTTCGACGCGCTCCGGCTGCGCGGCGGCCAGATTGTTGGTTTCGGTGCGATCGGCCGCCAGGTCGTACAGCTCCCATGCGCCGCGAAACGGCGCGACCACCTTCCAGTTGCCACTGCGCAGCGCGCGGTTGCCCTCGTGCTCCCAGCCCAGCGTCCGCTCGCCCAGCGATTGCCCGGCCAAGGCGGGCACAAGGCTGATGCCGGCCAGCGGAGTGAGTCGTCGCCCCTGAAACTCTTGCGGATAGGCGCCGCCGGCCAGTTCCAATAGCGACGGCATCAAGTCAATCACATGCCCCACCTCGCGCGACAGTGCGCCGCGCGCGGCGATGCCCGCCGGCCAGCGGGCGACAAACGGCGTGGAGATGCCCCCTTCGTGCGTCCACATTTTACATTCGCGAAACGGGGTATTGGCGGCGTTGGCCCAGCCGATTTCGAGACAGCGATGCGAACCGCGTTCGCCAACAACGCTCCCCGGCCGGTGCCCGCGACCAGGATTGGGCCAGGTGTCCAGCGCCTCGGCGCTGGCGCCGTTGTCGCTGAGAAAGATGACCAGCGTGTTGTCGGTGACCTGCGCGCGATCGAGCGCCGCGAGCACGCGGCCGATCCCTTGATCCATGCAGTCGATCATGGCGGCATGCACGGCCATGCGGCGCGACCACTCGTCGCGCTCCGGCTGCGGGACCGCCTCCCAGGCCTGCGCCACCGGATCGCGCGGCGACAGCCGCCAGCGCGGATCGACAATGCCCAGCTCGCGCTGCTTGGCCAGCCGCGCCCCCCGCAGCGCGTCCCAGCCGGCCGCGTAGCGGTCTTGATACTTGGCGATGTCGGTGGGCTTGGCATGCAAGGGAAAGTGCGGCGCCGTGTAGCACAAGTGCATGAAGAAGGGCTGCCGCTCGCCGCGGCGCGCGTGCTCGCCGATGAACTCCACGGCGTGCTCGGTAAAGGCGTCGGTGACGTAAAAATCGGCGGGCGGCTCGACCGCCTCGCTATCGAGGTAGAGCGGCGTGAGGTCAAAATATCCCCCGCCGCCGCCAGTGCCGAACGCGCGATCAAATCCGCGCCGCATGGGATGGTTGCGGCCGGGCGGGCCGTTGCCGACGCCGCCGACATGCCACTTGCCAACATGGTAGGTGCGGTAGCCGGCCGCGCGCAACAGTTCGGCAATGGTCGCGGTGTTTTCGCCAATGCCGGAGGTGTAACTCGGCTCGCGCCAGTCCTGGAGCATGTGCCCCACGCCGGCTTGATGCGGGTAAAGTCCGGTCAGCACGGCCGCGCGTGTGGGGCAGCAGCGAGCGCAGTTATAAAATTGAGTGAGGCGAATGCCGCCGTCGGCCAGCCGATCGAGGTTGGGCGTTGCGATCTCCGAACCGAAGCAGCCCAGATCAGAGTAGCCCAGGTCGTCGGCGAGGATCAAGACGATGTTGGGCCGCGGCGGGTCGGCGGCCTGCGCTGCCGCGCCAACTAGCGCCAACCAAATGAGAGTGCAGAGCAAGTAGCGCATGACGGCGAGACCGATTCGTTGGTTGTGGAACGAGCGGCGATGCTGACCGTACTGTACGTCTTGGCCAGCCGGCTCGCCATCCTCTGGCGCGCGGGGCGATGCCATTCGGCGTCATCTCGATTCTGCTCGCGCGTTGACCCACCGCTCTCCTGATCTCTCCCTGTGCCTCCCTCCGCGTGCCATTGGCTCTGCCACCGGCGCCGCGAGTTGGGTGCCATGTCCACGCTTCGGCGTGGACATGCCGAACTACGCGCGAGCCGACTTCGGCCTTCGCCCCCGCGCAGCGAAGCGCAGCAGGGGGAGAAGGTGGCCGATAGGCCGGATGAGGGGGCTTTCTCTTGCCACTATTCTCCCCCCTCCGCGTCTCGGCGGTTATCTTCCCTCCCCCGCCTCGCCCCCACGCAGCGAAGCGAAGTAGGGGGAGAGGCAGCGGTCGCAGACCGCGGTGAGGGGGGGCATTTTCCTTGCATTCTTTTCTTTGCCACCCGGCGACTTTGCGCCTTAGCGTTTCTTTCTTCTTCCCGCGCCACTCACCTCTAGCAGCTTCTCACGCCTTCGCGCCAACTGCGAATACCAACTCCATTTCACTTCAAATCGACAGTGACCTTCTCCACCTTGCCGGTGAAGGTGAACGGTAGTTGATAGGTGAAGTCCACCGCCGAGCCGGTGTCGGTTCCCACGTCGATCCCTTCGCCGAGCGAGAATTGCAGCGGCACAGTCCGAGGCAATTGTCCTTCGCCTACTTTCTTGCCGTTGGCGGTGAGAGTCACAGTCGCGGGCTTGCCAAGTTCGCCCGGCTTGCCCTGATAGGCAAGCTGCATCACCAGGGCCACCTTGCCCTTGGGAAGCGGGGCGGAAGTGATCGTGAACCGCTCGATGGCCAGCATGTTGTAAACAAAGTGCGCCTTGCCATCGCGCAGGTAAATGCCATAACCCCCCGTCAGCCCGCCATGCGTGAAGATCATCCCTTCGGCGCCCTGGTCGGGGATGTCGATACGCGCGGTCACCGAGAAAGACTTGTTCAATACAGGCGGCGCGGCGCCGTCTGGCAGCGCGATCTGGCCCGGATAGTACGTATAGCTGTCGCGCTTGCCGGCCAAGCTGGGCCGGCCTTGAAGTTCGGCGTTCAATCGCTCGACGGCC
This sequence is a window from Pirellulales bacterium. Protein-coding genes within it:
- a CDS encoding arylsulfatase, whose amino-acid sequence is MASPRAPEDGEPAGQDVQYGQHRRSFHNQRIGLAVMRYLLCTLIWLALVGAAAQAADPPRPNIVLILADDLGYSDLGCFGSEIATPNLDRLADGGIRLTQFYNCARCCPTRAAVLTGLYPHQAGVGHMLQDWREPSYTSGIGENTATIAELLRAAGYRTYHVGKWHVGGVGNGPPGRNHPMRRGFDRAFGTGGGGGYFDLTPLYLDSEAVEPPADFYVTDAFTEHAVEFIGEHARRGERQPFFMHLCYTAPHFPLHAKPTDIAKYQDRYAAGWDALRGARLAKQRELGIVDPRWRLSPRDPVAQAWEAVPQPERDEWSRRMAVHAAMIDCMDQGIGRVLAALDRAQVTDNTLVIFLSDNGASAEALDTWPNPGRGHRPGSVVGERGSHRCLEIGWANAANTPFRECKMWTHEGGISTPFVARWPAGIAARGALSREVGHVIDLMPSLLELAGGAYPQEFQGRRLTPLAGISLVPALAGQSLGERTLGWEHEGNRALRSGNWKVVAPFRGAWELYDLAADRTETNNLAAAQPERVEQLAEQWQAWADRVGVIDWQELPGADYHPSSVYRKKSEPFETSSK